The Streptomyces hundungensis genome contains the following window.
TTGAGGGGCGCCCACCCAGCGGATGCCCTTCTCGCTGCGGATGCCGAGGAGCTGACCTGCGTCAGGATGCGCCGGTAGGCTGACGGCGCCTTCGGGTACGTATGTACGACACTGGCCCGCTTCCCCGCACTCGACGTGGGGGAAGCGGGCCAGTCCTCTAGGTGGCGCGGCTCAGATCCGACCGTGGGCGACGTCGCCGATGAAGCCCGCGAACACCTGCGGGTCGAGCAGCAGCGCTGGGCCGGCGGGGTTCTTCGAGTCGCGGACGGCGACGCCCGCGTACGAGGTGTCGATAAGGTCGGCTACCTCCACGCACTGGCCCGAGTTGTCACCGCTGTACGACGACTTCCGCCAGTGGGCGCCTACCAGCTCCGGCGCGTGTAGATCTTCTTGTTGCTCACTTGTGGAGTCCTTCAGGTACTCGCTGATGAGATCCCGTGTCTTGTCCACGGGAAGTGCTGTGTTCGCCAACTTGTCGAATAGCGTTGCGTGGTAGTCGACTGTCTCTGCGTCCTCGGTGTGCGTGCCGCCCATCGAGTTGTCCAGGCTTGCGACCGGCGACCAGGGTGGCGGAACGACATGACGGTGATCGGCCGTTGGAGCCGACGCCGGCCTTGCCGTCAGGGGAACGATCTGCACCTTCGTGCTCGGTCTCTCCGCGATGTCGAGCAGCTTGCGTAGCTGATCACGCATGACCGCAGGGTTTTCGAAGCGTGCGTGCAGAGCTGATTCGGG
Protein-coding sequences here:
- a CDS encoding Scr1 family TA system antitoxin-like transcriptional regulator, whose translation is MTQKSAPMTGKTALPTIKRRRVGAQLRRWRAEMPSGEAAKLMGWSSPRLSRVERGLYKISATDVRKICGFYGIEDNSAIEEVAKVAEEPPGGGWWAPYVGRVSQPYLDFVELEAEAETICTHHPVVIPGLLQSAGYVREIIGRDPLSPVKEQTAEQLVSIRLARQELLSRTDTPVNVHAILPESALHARFENPAVMRDQLRKLLDIAERPSTKVQIVPLTARPASAPTADHRHVVPPPWSPVASLDNSMGGTHTEDAETVDYHATLFDKLANTALPVDKTRDLISEYLKDSTSEQQEDLHAPELVGAHWRKSSYSGDNSGQCVEVADLIDTSYAGVAVRDSKNPAGPALLLDPQVFAGFIGDVAHGRI